A genomic window from Salvia hispanica cultivar TCC Black 2014 chromosome 5, UniMelb_Shisp_WGS_1.0, whole genome shotgun sequence includes:
- the LOC125189615 gene encoding uncharacterized protein LOC125189615 produces the protein MRFVGEFSWRYINAKHVLIQFNLLADYAKLLSGPNGVLVWFIDRHPMRVFKWTPEFDPFFESPIAAMWCNLVGLPIHLFEKSALFVIGSLLGDPIQVDHATISQTRLSFARLCIQIDISKTPMEEIILVLQGREVRQAVKWDRIPLYCHDCKHVGHTSDVCYANGQRPRPMKREFQHFAEKNREKEDGILGKEMGVEEGSVAGRERAFVPDASQVVLPGVLSGKEGAVEVQIGSDG, from the coding sequence ATGAGGTTTGTTGGGGAGTTCTCTTGGAGGTATATAAACGCAAAACATGTTCTCATTCAATTTAACCTTCTTGCGGATTATGCCAAGCTTTTGAGCGGTCCTAACGGTGTGCTAGTGTGGTTTATTGATCGCCATCCCATGAGAGTTTTTAAGTGGACACCGGAGTTTGATCCCTTCTTTGAGTCTCCCATAGCGGCTATGTGGTGCAATCTGGTGGGGCTACCGATTCATCTTTTTGAGAAGTCGGCCTTATTTGTTATTGGAAGCTTGTTGGGGGATCCTATTCAAGTGGATCATGCTACCATCTCTCAAACCAGGCTTTCTTTTGCTAGATTATGCATTCAGATAGACATCTCTAAGACTCCGATGGAGgaaataattttagttctTCAAGGAAGAGAAGTTAGGCAAGCTGTGAAATGGGACCGTATACCGTTGTATTGTCATGATTGCAAGCATGTAGGACATACCAGTGATGTCTGCTATGCGAATGGTCAGAGACCGAGGCCAATGAAGAGAGAGTTCCAACACTTTGCTGAGAAGAACAGGGAGAAGGAGGATGGAATTTTAGGGAAGGAAATGGGTGTTGAGGAAGGGAGTGTTGCTGGAAGAGAGCGAGCTTTTGTTCCAGATGCGTCTCAGGTTGTTTTACCTGGCGTCCTAAGTGGCAAGGAGGGAGCTGTTGAGGTGCAGATCGGTTCAGATGGGTAG